CGCACCTACGAACAAGACCTCGCACTCTTTGACCGATTTCTTGATGCATTGGAATACTAGAGATGAGAAGCGTGAGACGCCTTCTTGTTGCGTTCGTATGGTCTGTTGCAGCATATTCTGTTGCGGCACAGACACCTGAACCTCTCGCGGAATTTGACGTGGCACGCATTCAACGGGCCACCGTCCTGGTGATGCAGACCTTTACTGCGAATGGAGTGGCTCAGATTACCTGTGTCAGCTCTGGAACACTCGTTTCTCCTGACGGCCTGATACTAACCAGTGCTCATGGAACTGTTACGAATTCCAGTTGTCCAGGCAATTCACTGGTCATTAGCTTGAACGTGAGAGAGGGAGAGCCGCCAGTACCTTCGTTCCGCGCTGAACTTTCCCAGGTCGATGCCGGCCTTGACATTGCTCTTCTGAGAATCACTGCGGAAGTCAACGGTCAGCCCATCGCGCCCGAAGATCTCAGTTTGCCGTTTGTCGAGCTGGCCGACTCCGAGTCAATCCGACTTGACGACACGATTTTCGTTGTTGGTTATCCGGGCATCGGGGATGACACCGTCGCAACCGTCCAGGCGACAATACAAGGGTTCAATGCCGAACCACGGGGCGGGGAGCGTTCCTGGTTCAAGTTCCGGGGTATCGGAGGTTCAACAGATGTTTCCGGAACTATGAGCGGCGGTGGTGCATATAGCCGCGATGGGCTTCTTGTCGGCATCCCGACGACGGCCCCGCTGGCACGTGCAGTCGATGTCGCCAACTGCGTGCAGATTCAGGACACCAATGAAGACAGCCTGATCAACAACAGTGACTCGTGCGTACCGCTCGGAGGTTCGATCAATGCGCTGCGTCCATCCAAATTCGCACAGGCCCTCCTTCAGAGCGCGCAATTGAACCTGACAGTGACTCGGCCCGAAGGTACGCGCGTTCCTTCGGGATTGCCACCGCGCATCAGTGGGATGTTTTTTGCCTCCTCCGTTAACAACGGCATGCCCACCACCGTCCTGAGCGAACTTCCATCTGGAAGCTCCAGCCTCTACTTGTTTTTCGATTACGAGAACATGACACCCGAAACGGTATACGAGCTGCGGGTTGCGGTTAACGGGAGTACGAGTCCTGTCTTTAGCCTTCCCCCCGTTCGGTGGAGTGGCGGTGAAAGCGGGCTGTGGCACATTGGATTAATCGGGCAGCCGCTCCCTAACGGAGAGCTGTCTTTTGCTCTTCTGATTGACGGTCAGCTCGCTGCGGATCCACGGGTCATACACGTTGGAACTGCGGCGGATCCGAGCCCGACCTTTCGCAGCATCGCGTTTCTCTTGACGGACGGCAACCAGCAGACCTTTGGCAACGGCTACATCTTAGGGATTGGTACTACAGTCACGGCACAATTCACTTACGATAACATGAGCGATGGTCTGGAATGGGCGGGCATCTGGTATTTCAATGGCGTTGAGTTGGCTCCCAGGGTTGGAGGAGCGTGGCAGACAGGCGTGTCAAACGGTTCGCAGTCAACATCGTTTAATGTCCCCAGTGGACTTCTGCCAGGGCGTTACCGGCTTGAACTCTATATTCAGGGAACGCTGTCCGCGTTGGCAGACTTCACTGTCGCCGGCGCACGGGAAGACATCAGACCACGTGTGTTCAGCAATGAGCGATTTACCATCGCTGCCGACGATCAGGAAGCGCTGACTTCACGACCTGTCACCGCAGTTACGAACGTGATCCAGTCTCTATATGCGGTTTTCGATTGGGAGGCACTTGCTGTGGGGACACTCTGGCAAATGCGCTGGTCGGTGGACGACCGAGTGTTCTTCGACAGCATAGTCCCGTGGTCTCTCGCTGAAAACGGGCAGAACTACTTGGCAAAACTGTCTGCGGAGCCGGCTATTCCCGACGGGCGCTACAAGCTGGAACTCTTGATGAACGGTATTCTACTCCGTGCAATCGAGGTTGAAATTGGAATCGGACAGCTCCCGCTGGATCTCTTCCGGGATTCGGAAGGCGTTCTATTGCGAGGACGCGTGATCGATTCCGATACACGTCTGGGCGTCCCTAACGTAACAATATTTGTCCTAAGCGAGCAGTACTCTGTTGTCGATTTTACCGGGTTAACTGAGCAGGTGTATACTGCCGCTGTGACAGATCGAAATGGTCGATTTCAGTTCAACCTGCTGCTAGCATTTGGTGTACCGTACAGTCTGATCATCGCGGCAGATGGCTACCTTCCGGTCACAGCAGATGGAATAGAAGTCGACAACGCCAGCGAAAACCCGCTCGAGCGTGATATTTATCTAATTCGAGGCTGAAGTGATCGAAACAGAGCGGCTGGACATAGAAGTCTTGCGGCGCGGCCTGGCGCCAAGCCGTGAAAAAGCGCGCGGCATGATCATGGCCGGAGAAGTGCTGGTAAACGGTCAATTGGCCGACAAGCCTGGTATGCGCGTACCTGTGGCAAGCGAAATTGCCGTAAAGTCGAAACCCCGTTTCGTGAGCCGAGGGGGCGAGAAGCTTGAGGCGGCTATGAAGACGTTCCGGCTCCCCGCCTCAGGTGCTGTTTGTGCCGATGTCGGTGCTTCTACGGGCGGATTCACTGACTGTCTGCTCAAATATGGGGCGGCAAAGGTTTATGCAATCGATGTTGGCTACGGTCACCTCGACCTGGGACTCCGGAACGATCCTCGTGTTGTTGTCATGGAGCGCACGAATGCGCGTCACCTGGCATCGCTGCCGGAATTGATTTCACTGATGGTGATGGATGCGTCCTTTATTTCCGCGAAGCTGCTACTGCCCGTTACCGTGGGGTGGATGAGGCCCGACGCCCATGCGGTAATTCTTGTGAAACCGCAGTTTGAGGCAGGTAGGAGTGACGTCGGTAAAGGTGGAGTTGTCCGTGATAGTAAGGTGCACTCACGCGTGATCCTTGAGGTCGCAGAATTTGCCCTGACAATCGGATTGCACCCCCGCGGCGTAGTGCGGTCGCCTTTGACCGGACCCGCAGGTAACGTTGAGTTTCTGCTTTGGATGTCCCGAACTATGCCTGCCGCTGATCTGGATGTGTACGGCGCAGTTGAGCGCGCCGTACACGGAGAATAGGCTTTCTGCTATACTGCCATCGCATATTGTCCCAAAATCGAGGCGGATGCTATCACGGCCGCGCTAGTTCCGGAAAGAATGCAAAACGGTGGATCAATCGCACATTCGCAACTTCTGCATCATCGCGCACGTTGATCATGGCAAATCGACGCTTGCAGACCGACTTCTTCAGCTTACAAATACGGTCAGCGAGAGGGAAATGCAGTCCCAATTGCTCGACAGCATGGACCTTGAACGGGAACGCGGCGTCACGATCAAGGCGTCAGCTGTCCGCATGCACTATACGGCGCGCGATGGAAACGAATACCTGATCAACCTGATCGACACGCCCGGACATGTCGACTTCACTTACGAAGTGAGTCGGGCGCTCCAGGCATGCGAGGGCGCAATCCTGGTCGTCGACGCAAGCCAGGGAATTGAAGCGCAGACGCTAACCAATGTCTACCTGGCATTGGAGCAAGACCTTGAGATCATGCCGGTCATCAACAAGATCGACCTTCCTGCTGCCCGTCCGCATGAAATCGCCAAAGATGTTGAAGAGCTTCTTGGAGTTGCTGCGGAAGAAATGGTATTGATCTCCGCGAAAAACAATATCGGCATCGTAGATGTCATGGAGACTGTTGTTAAGCACGTCCCCGCGCCTGCGGGCGACCCGACGGCCCCGCTCCGGGCGCTTGTCTTCGACAGCCATTACGACTCCTACAAGGGCGTCATCGCCTACGTGCGCCTCATCGATGGCAATATCTCGATGAAAGAC
The nucleotide sequence above comes from Candidatus Flexicrinis proximus. Encoded proteins:
- a CDS encoding TlyA family RNA methyltransferase produces the protein METERLDIEVLRRGLAPSREKARGMIMAGEVLVNGQLADKPGMRVPVASEIAVKSKPRFVSRGGEKLEAAMKTFRLPASGAVCADVGASTGGFTDCLLKYGAAKVYAIDVGYGHLDLGLRNDPRVVVMERTNARHLASLPELISLMVMDASFISAKLLLPVTVGWMRPDAHAVILVKPQFEAGRSDVGKGGVVRDSKVHSRVILEVAEFALTIGLHPRGVVRSPLTGPAGNVEFLLWMSRTMPAADLDVYGAVERAVHGE
- a CDS encoding trypsin-like peptidase domain-containing protein; this translates as MARIQRATVLVMQTFTANGVAQITCVSSGTLVSPDGLILTSAHGTVTNSSCPGNSLVISLNVREGEPPVPSFRAELSQVDAGLDIALLRITAEVNGQPIAPEDLSLPFVELADSESIRLDDTIFVVGYPGIGDDTVATVQATIQGFNAEPRGGERSWFKFRGIGGSTDVSGTMSGGGAYSRDGLLVGIPTTAPLARAVDVANCVQIQDTNEDSLINNSDSCVPLGGSINALRPSKFAQALLQSAQLNLTVTRPEGTRVPSGLPPRISGMFFASSVNNGMPTTVLSELPSGSSSLYLFFDYENMTPETVYELRVAVNGSTSPVFSLPPVRWSGGESGLWHIGLIGQPLPNGELSFALLIDGQLAADPRVIHVGTAADPSPTFRSIAFLLTDGNQQTFGNGYILGIGTTVTAQFTYDNMSDGLEWAGIWYFNGVELAPRVGGAWQTGVSNGSQSTSFNVPSGLLPGRYRLELYIQGTLSALADFTVAGAREDIRPRVFSNERFTIAADDQEALTSRPVTAVTNVIQSLYAVFDWEALAVGTLWQMRWSVDDRVFFDSIVPWSLAENGQNYLAKLSAEPAIPDGRYKLELLMNGILLRAIEVEIGIGQLPLDLFRDSEGVLLRGRVIDSDTRLGVPNVTIFVLSEQYSVVDFTGLTEQVYTAAVTDRNGRFQFNLLLAFGVPYSLIIAADGYLPVTADGIEVDNASENPLERDIYLIRG